In Chitinophaga sp. HK235, a single window of DNA contains:
- a CDS encoding POTRA domain-containing protein produces MLRCCYYLLGYLCLLGIVLPGAAKSRMEEGGRAAALAQDSGYLVVRNIIIIGNKKTRTSIIQREISTVPGDTIYLNNLAETLEERRKQILNTSLFLNATANVKNWDGNSADLVFEVWERWYTFAFPIFKLADRNFNQWWVEKGHNFNRVNLGVKGTQENLTGRNDGLDATLQFGYTQKISLQYNLPYIDKGFRHGLGVLFSYSRNREVNDSTSNNKQQFFRKDEFLRQVYTIGIRYSYRKAINTRHQVFLYYNYEKVADSVAIINPNYLGKGRTSVRFLDLVYRVTYIRADSWVYPLKGVSIMGEAAKRGIGPLSDIDDIRFRLNAARFWQLRPRTFLALGMRGQVKFSDEQPYMNQQALGYAEDYLRGLEYYVVDGTSFAILKSTLRQEILAFKLKLPIVPKKFNTVPFRIFAKAFADGGYAYNKFPGNSFLNNRFLYTGGIGLDIVSFYDTCLRIEYSVNQLGQKGLFLHTSVDM; encoded by the coding sequence ATGCTGAGATGCTGTTATTACTTGCTGGGATACTTATGCCTGCTCGGCATAGTATTACCTGGCGCGGCGAAAAGCCGGATGGAAGAAGGGGGAAGGGCTGCAGCGCTGGCACAGGATTCCGGCTACCTGGTCGTTCGCAATATTATCATTATCGGTAATAAGAAAACCCGTACCTCCATCATACAACGTGAAATAAGCACGGTTCCGGGAGATACCATCTACCTCAACAATCTGGCGGAAACGCTGGAAGAACGCAGGAAACAGATCCTGAATACCTCCCTGTTCCTCAATGCCACCGCCAATGTCAAAAACTGGGACGGCAATAGCGCTGACCTGGTATTTGAAGTATGGGAGCGCTGGTACACCTTTGCATTTCCTATTTTCAAACTCGCCGACAGAAACTTCAACCAATGGTGGGTGGAGAAAGGACATAATTTTAATCGTGTCAATCTGGGTGTAAAAGGAACACAGGAAAACCTCACCGGACGTAATGATGGCCTGGATGCCACCCTGCAGTTCGGATATACCCAGAAGATAAGCCTGCAATATAACCTGCCTTATATCGATAAGGGCTTCCGTCATGGCCTGGGAGTTTTATTTTCATATAGCCGTAACCGTGAGGTTAACGATAGTACCAGCAACAATAAACAGCAGTTTTTCCGCAAGGATGAATTCCTGCGCCAGGTATATACGATTGGCATCCGTTACAGCTACCGTAAAGCCATCAATACCAGACACCAGGTATTTCTCTACTACAACTATGAGAAAGTAGCCGATTCGGTGGCCATCATCAACCCCAATTACCTGGGAAAAGGCCGTACCAGCGTACGGTTTTTAGACCTGGTCTACCGCGTTACCTATATCCGGGCAGATAGTTGGGTGTACCCGCTCAAGGGTGTCAGTATAATGGGAGAGGCGGCCAAGCGTGGTATCGGCCCACTAAGTGATATTGACGATATCCGGTTCCGGCTGAATGCAGCCCGGTTCTGGCAACTGCGGCCCAGGACTTTTCTGGCGCTGGGCATGCGGGGACAGGTGAAGTTTTCGGACGAACAGCCCTATATGAACCAGCAGGCGCTGGGGTATGCGGAAGATTACCTGCGGGGCCTCGAATATTACGTGGTTGACGGTACCAGTTTTGCTATCCTGAAGTCCACCCTGCGTCAGGAGATACTGGCCTTCAAACTGAAGCTGCCCATCGTCCCCAAAAAATTCAATACCGTACCTTTCCGCATATTCGCCAAAGCCTTTGCCGATGGGGGATATGCGTACAACAAGTTCCCTGGAAACAGTTTCCTCAACAACCGTTTCCTATATACTGGCGGCATCGGCCTTGATATTGTTTCTTTTTATGATACCTGTTTGCGTATAGAGTACAGCGTTAACCAGTTAGGGCAAAAAGGACTATTTTTACACACAAGTGTAGATATGTAG